Proteins found in one Zea mays cultivar B73 chromosome 1, Zm-B73-REFERENCE-NAM-5.0, whole genome shotgun sequence genomic segment:
- the LOC100216802 gene encoding probable ascorbate-specific transmembrane electron transporter 1 isoform X3, with translation MAVPAPAKAARLLAASAAVLVLLWCVHFRGGLSFGSPTNKGLIFNVHPVLMLIGFIILGSEAIMSYKIWPWSHDTNKMVHMLLHAVALFLGSVGIYAAFKFHNESGIDNLYSLHSWVGLGTICLYGIQLSFVSMQCPDLARDGGVFCLWLFGVATFFFPGASPTVRRRMLPWHTRAGLVVYILALLASELGFLEKLTFLQAAGLGRYSSEALLVNFTALVILLLGASVVLYVTAPMHNEHAHGYSAVHKP, from the exons ATGGCCGTGCCGGCGCCCGCGAAGGCGGCGCGCTTGCTTGCGGCCTCCGCGGCGGTGCTCGTGCTGCTGTGGTGTGTCCATTTCCGCGGTGGGCTCTCCTTCGGCTCCCCCACCAACAAGGGCCTCATCTTCAAC GTGCATCCTGTGCTTATGCTAATAGGATTCATCATCCTAGGGAGCGAAG CCATAATGAGCTACAAAATATGGCCATGGAGTCATGATACAAACAAGATGGTTCACATGCTTCTTCATGCTGTTGCACTCTTCCTGGGTTCTGTTGGGATATATGCTGCCTTCAAGTTCCACAATGAAAGTGGAATTGATAATCTGTACAGCTTGCATTCGTGGGTTGGACTTGGAACTATCTGCCTGTACGGTATACAG CTGAGCTTTGTAAGCATGCAGTGTCCTGACCTCGCTCGCGACGGTGGTGTTTTTTGTTTG TGGCTATTTGGCGTTGCTACCTTCTTCTTCCCTGGTGCTTCGCCAACAGTCCGGCGCAGAATGCTCCCATGGCACACTCGCGCTGGACTTGTTGTCTACATACTGGCACTGCTTGCTTCAGAGCTGGGGTTCCTGGAGAAGCTCACCTTCCTTCAGGCTGCCGGCCTCGGCAGGTACAGCTCGGAAGCTCTGCTGGTGAACTTCACAGCTCTTGTGATCCTACTGCTTGGCGCTTCTGTTGTTCTGTATGTCACCGCTCCAATGCACAATGAGCACGCGCATGGGTATTCAGCA
- the LOC100216802 gene encoding probable ascorbate-specific transmembrane electron transporter 1 isoform X2 encodes MRLFLGRGPYTSSSSPRVPDKDTVLTISSPLTLTRGPGRGFPSSDPSPTPEGWPCRRPRRRRACLRPPRRCSCCCGVSISAVGSPSAPPPTRASSSTSVQVHPVLMLIGFIILGSEAIMSYKIWPWSHDTNKMVHMLLHAVALFLGSVGIYAAFKFHNESGIDNLYSLHSWVGLGTICLYGIQWLFGVATFFFPGASPTVRRRMLPWHTRAGLVVYILALLASELGFLEKLTFLQAAGLGRYSSEALLVNFTALVILLLGASVVLYVTAPMHNEHAHGYSAVHKP; translated from the exons ATGCGGCTGTTTTTAGGCCGAGGCCCATATACCTCGTCGTCCTCTCCGCGGGTCCCAGACAAGGACACGGTGTTGACTATCTCGAGTCCGTTGACATTGACAAGGGGGCCAGGTCGAGGCTTTCCGAGCTCCGATCCCTCTCCAACGCCTGAGGGATGGCCGTGCCGGCGCCCGCGAAGGCGGCGCGCTTGCTTGCGGCCTCCGCGGCGGTGCTCGTGCTGCTGTGGTGTGTCCATTTCCGCGGTGGGCTCTCCTTCGGCTCCCCCACCAACAAGGGCCTCATCTTCAAC ATCTGTGCAGGTGCATCCTGTGCTTATGCTAATAGGATTCATCATCCTAGGGAGCGAAG CCATAATGAGCTACAAAATATGGCCATGGAGTCATGATACAAACAAGATGGTTCACATGCTTCTTCATGCTGTTGCACTCTTCCTGGGTTCTGTTGGGATATATGCTGCCTTCAAGTTCCACAATGAAAGTGGAATTGATAATCTGTACAGCTTGCATTCGTGGGTTGGACTTGGAACTATCTGCCTGTACGGTATACAG TGGCTATTTGGCGTTGCTACCTTCTTCTTCCCTGGTGCTTCGCCAACAGTCCGGCGCAGAATGCTCCCATGGCACACTCGCGCTGGACTTGTTGTCTACATACTGGCACTGCTTGCTTCAGAGCTGGGGTTCCTGGAGAAGCTCACCTTCCTTCAGGCTGCCGGCCTCGGCAGGTACAGCTCGGAAGCTCTGCTGGTGAACTTCACAGCTCTTGTGATCCTACTGCTTGGCGCTTCTGTTGTTCTGTATGTCACCGCTCCAATGCACAATGAGCACGCGCATGGGTATTCAGCA
- the LOC100216802 gene encoding probable ascorbate-specific transmembrane electron transporter 1 isoform X1, producing MRLFLGRGPYTSSSSPRVPDKDTVLTISSPLTLTRGPGRGFPSSDPSPTPEGWPCRRPRRRRACLRPPRRCSCCCGVSISAVGSPSAPPPTRASSSTSVQVHPVLMLIGFIILGSEAIMSYKIWPWSHDTNKMVHMLLHAVALFLGSVGIYAAFKFHNESGIDNLYSLHSWVGLGTICLYGIQLSFVSMQCPDLARDGGVFCLWLFGVATFFFPGASPTVRRRMLPWHTRAGLVVYILALLASELGFLEKLTFLQAAGLGRYSSEALLVNFTALVILLLGASVVLYVTAPMHNEHAHGYSAVHKP from the exons ATGCGGCTGTTTTTAGGCCGAGGCCCATATACCTCGTCGTCCTCTCCGCGGGTCCCAGACAAGGACACGGTGTTGACTATCTCGAGTCCGTTGACATTGACAAGGGGGCCAGGTCGAGGCTTTCCGAGCTCCGATCCCTCTCCAACGCCTGAGGGATGGCCGTGCCGGCGCCCGCGAAGGCGGCGCGCTTGCTTGCGGCCTCCGCGGCGGTGCTCGTGCTGCTGTGGTGTGTCCATTTCCGCGGTGGGCTCTCCTTCGGCTCCCCCACCAACAAGGGCCTCATCTTCAAC ATCTGTGCAGGTGCATCCTGTGCTTATGCTAATAGGATTCATCATCCTAGGGAGCGAAG CCATAATGAGCTACAAAATATGGCCATGGAGTCATGATACAAACAAGATGGTTCACATGCTTCTTCATGCTGTTGCACTCTTCCTGGGTTCTGTTGGGATATATGCTGCCTTCAAGTTCCACAATGAAAGTGGAATTGATAATCTGTACAGCTTGCATTCGTGGGTTGGACTTGGAACTATCTGCCTGTACGGTATACAG CTGAGCTTTGTAAGCATGCAGTGTCCTGACCTCGCTCGCGACGGTGGTGTTTTTTGTTTG TGGCTATTTGGCGTTGCTACCTTCTTCTTCCCTGGTGCTTCGCCAACAGTCCGGCGCAGAATGCTCCCATGGCACACTCGCGCTGGACTTGTTGTCTACATACTGGCACTGCTTGCTTCAGAGCTGGGGTTCCTGGAGAAGCTCACCTTCCTTCAGGCTGCCGGCCTCGGCAGGTACAGCTCGGAAGCTCTGCTGGTGAACTTCACAGCTCTTGTGATCCTACTGCTTGGCGCTTCTGTTGTTCTGTATGTCACCGCTCCAATGCACAATGAGCACGCGCATGGGTATTCAGCA
- the LOC100216802 gene encoding probable ascorbate-specific transmembrane electron transporter 1 isoform X4, whose protein sequence is MRLFLGRGPYTSSSSPRVPDKDTVLTISSPLTLTRGPGRGFPSSDPSPTPEGWPCRRPRRRRACLRPPRRCSCCCGVSISAVGSPSAPPPTRASSSTSVQVHPVLMLIGFIILGSEAIMSYKIWPWSHDTNKMVHMLLHAVALFLGSVGIYAAFKFHNESGIDNLYSLHSWVGLGTICLYGIQLSFVSMQCPDLARDGGVFCLV, encoded by the exons ATGCGGCTGTTTTTAGGCCGAGGCCCATATACCTCGTCGTCCTCTCCGCGGGTCCCAGACAAGGACACGGTGTTGACTATCTCGAGTCCGTTGACATTGACAAGGGGGCCAGGTCGAGGCTTTCCGAGCTCCGATCCCTCTCCAACGCCTGAGGGATGGCCGTGCCGGCGCCCGCGAAGGCGGCGCGCTTGCTTGCGGCCTCCGCGGCGGTGCTCGTGCTGCTGTGGTGTGTCCATTTCCGCGGTGGGCTCTCCTTCGGCTCCCCCACCAACAAGGGCCTCATCTTCAAC ATCTGTGCAGGTGCATCCTGTGCTTATGCTAATAGGATTCATCATCCTAGGGAGCGAAG CCATAATGAGCTACAAAATATGGCCATGGAGTCATGATACAAACAAGATGGTTCACATGCTTCTTCATGCTGTTGCACTCTTCCTGGGTTCTGTTGGGATATATGCTGCCTTCAAGTTCCACAATGAAAGTGGAATTGATAATCTGTACAGCTTGCATTCGTGGGTTGGACTTGGAACTATCTGCCTGTACGGTATACAG CTGAGCTTTGTAAGCATGCAGTGTCCTGACCTCGCTCGCGACGGTGGTGTTTTTTGTTTGGTATAG
- the LOC100216802 gene encoding Probable ascorbate-specific transmembrane electron transporter 1, translating into MAVPAPAKAARLLAASAAVLVLLWCVHFRGGLSFGSPTNKGLIFNVHPVLMLIGFIILGSEAIMSYKIWPWSHDTNKMVHMLLHAVALFLGSVGIYAAFKFHNESGIDNLYSLHSWVGLGTICLYGIQWLFGVATFFFPGASPTVRRRMLPWHTRAGLVVYILALLASELGFLEKLTFLQAAGLGRYSSEALLVNFTALVILLLGASVVLYVTAPMHNEHAHGYSAVHKP; encoded by the exons ATGGCCGTGCCGGCGCCCGCGAAGGCGGCGCGCTTGCTTGCGGCCTCCGCGGCGGTGCTCGTGCTGCTGTGGTGTGTCCATTTCCGCGGTGGGCTCTCCTTCGGCTCCCCCACCAACAAGGGCCTCATCTTCAAC GTGCATCCTGTGCTTATGCTAATAGGATTCATCATCCTAGGGAGCGAAG CCATAATGAGCTACAAAATATGGCCATGGAGTCATGATACAAACAAGATGGTTCACATGCTTCTTCATGCTGTTGCACTCTTCCTGGGTTCTGTTGGGATATATGCTGCCTTCAAGTTCCACAATGAAAGTGGAATTGATAATCTGTACAGCTTGCATTCGTGGGTTGGACTTGGAACTATCTGCCTGTACGGTATACAG TGGCTATTTGGCGTTGCTACCTTCTTCTTCCCTGGTGCTTCGCCAACAGTCCGGCGCAGAATGCTCCCATGGCACACTCGCGCTGGACTTGTTGTCTACATACTGGCACTGCTTGCTTCAGAGCTGGGGTTCCTGGAGAAGCTCACCTTCCTTCAGGCTGCCGGCCTCGGCAGGTACAGCTCGGAAGCTCTGCTGGTGAACTTCACAGCTCTTGTGATCCTACTGCTTGGCGCTTCTGTTGTTCTGTATGTCACCGCTCCAATGCACAATGAGCACGCGCATGGGTATTCAGCA